Proteins encoded together in one Gigantopelta aegis isolate Gae_Host chromosome 8, Gae_host_genome, whole genome shotgun sequence window:
- the LOC121378781 gene encoding uncharacterized protein LOC121378781, with product MATSSDSADEKSGMKTNILQQIQKVSKDDICFKILPSIGGLSYQLFSANIMNPRSFRWMFDDRDIVIANTLWFNAHIGIGLYMFGRPHLQKASTQRRILYSVFGSFLFNFGSVLFWATCKSLLIQNPKLRTLFGFGSGFVLLYIGREYLHYIDKSQALL from the exons ATGGCCACATCCAGCGACTCTGCAGATGAAAAGTCGgggatgaaaacaaatattttgcagCAAATACAAAAAGTGTCAAAAGatgacatttgttttaaaatattgccGTCTATTGGAGGACTAAGTTACCAGCTTTTTTCTGCAAATATAATGAATCCAAGGAGTTTTAGATG GATGTTTGATGACAGAGATATCGTGATTGCCAACACTTTGTGGTTCAATGCCCACATTGGTATCGGCCTCTACATGTTTGGGCGTCCACATCTTCAGAAGGCGTCAACCCAGAGGCGAATACTGTACAGTGTGTTTGGGTCATTTCTCTTCAACTTtggttctgttctgttttgggCCACATGCAAGAGTTTGTTGATACAAAATCCTAAACTGAGGACACTCTTTGGATTTGGATCAGGATTCGTTCTCTTGTACATTGGAAGAGAGTATCTGCATTACATAGACAAATCACAGGCCCTTTTGTGA